CGGACGAAAATATCGAATTTAGCAAAAGAAACGAAAACAGACAGATAGAGAGTGCGTTACGCCGGACGGAAGCCCGACCACGCGGAGTATCTACTAACTCACCGTATTCGCGCCCACAGACGCGATATATCTGCCTCTTCGGTGACCGCAGATGGGCCCGGCTCGTCGTGCCGGACCATCGTTTCGATATCGCGATATACGCTTTACGACCTGTTTCGGCCGCGTTCTGCGCCCCCGTAGCCGATCGGCGAGGTTCCGATTGGTCGAACAGAAATACAATCTTTGAATTATACCACCGTTTTTGGTAGTGCTGTCGATTACTCGGCGTCCTCTGCTCGCTCGCCTCGGTCGGGGGACGGGGCGGCGGAAGGGCGCGGCGGATAATCGCGGGATAACAATCAGTGCGTGCGGTCTCGGCTACCGCATGAAAGGGGGCCACGAGTCGTGGGATCGGTAGTCCTCTCGGTCGACGCGGAGCTGGCCTGGGGTTTCGTCGACTACGACGACCCACCGAGCGACCGGGTCGAGAGCGGTCGGGAGGGCTGGCGGACGCTTCGGCGACTCTGCGAGCGGTACGACGTGCCGGCGACCTGGGCGGTGGTCGCGCATCTGCTGCACGAGGACTGCGACGGCCGTCACGCCGACCACCCGATCGGCCCCGGATGGTTCGCTCGCGAGCGCGACGAGTGGGTCGACCGGCCCGACCTGACCCGGGGGCCCGAACTCGTCGAGCGACTCCGGACGTCGCCCGTCGACCACGATATCGGCTGCCACACGTACTCACACGTCGAACTCGGCGCTCCGGGGACGACGCGAGCGATGGCGGCCGCCGAGCTGGAGCGCAGTCGGGCGCTCATGGACGAGTGGGGGATCGACGGACGGTCGTTCGTCTTCCCGCGCAACAACGTGGGCCACGTCGACCTGCTGCCCGACTACGGCTTCGAGGTCTACCGCGGACGCCGCCCGGTCGAACGCCGGTCGCTCCCCGCGAAGCTGCGGACCGTCGCTATCGGGGACGGCCGCCCTCCGCTCGTTCGACCGACGGTCGACGACGGTGGCCTCGTGACGCTGCCGGCGTCGCTGTTCCTCTACAGCTTCGAGGGGCTTCCACTGCGAGCGAGCAAGCCCGTCGTCGGCGACCCCGTCGTCGAACTCGTCGAACGCGGGTTGGACGCCGCGGCCGAGGGCGAAGGCGTCCTCCACCTCTGGCTCCACCCGAACAACCTGGTCGACGACGACGCGATCGAACGGATCGAAGCCGTCCTCCGAGCTATCGACGAGCGCCGCGATACGGTCTCCGTCGAGACGATGGCCGACGTCGCGACCCGACGACGCCAGAGGCTGCAGTGATCCCGCTCTCGACTGCGGGACGCACCGCGCCCACCGGTCGCCCCACCGCGCCCACCGGGTCCGCACCGGTTCGGACACACCAGCCCGACACGGCCTCACCCGTCCGTTTCGACGACTGATTTTCGGGAACGCGGTCGCTACGAACGGTTCAATCGACACATAACTATGAGTACGGTGTGCCGAATGAAGCCAATGCGTGTCAGCGACCGCCCCGGTCCGCGGCGCTCGGCCCCGGACCGCGGAGACCGGTATCGACCCGACGCATCGACCGAACGGACGCCCGACGCGGGGGTGACCCGGCGTGACGACTGATCCGGCGAGCGAGCTCGGCGGGCAACGCGTCCTCGTGACCGGCGGGGCTGGCTTCGTCGGGAGCCACCTCACGGGCGCGCTGACCGACCGCTGTGAGGTCACCGTCCTGGACGACTGCTCGACGGGCGAGCCCGGGAACGTCCCCGACGGCGCCGAGCTGATCCGCGGCGACGTGCGCGACCCGACCGACCTCGAACGAGCGATGGACGGCGTCGAGGTCGTCTTCCACCAGGCGGCGCTGGCCGACGCCCGCGCCTCGCTCCGGTCGCCGGTCGAGGGACACCGCCGGACGGCGACGGGCACGGTGAAGGTCCTCGACGCGGCTCGGCGCGCCGACGCCCGGGTCGTCACGGCCTCCAGCGCCGCGGTGTACGGCCGACCGGACACGCTTCCGATCCGCGAGTCCGACCGGAAGACCCCGCTCACGCCGTACGGGATCGACAAGCTCGCAGCCGACCAGTACACGCGGCGCTTCGCCGACCGGTACGGGCTGGAGACGGTCACGTTGCGCTATTTCAACGTCTACGGTCCGGGACCGACGGGCCATCGGAGTGGCCCCGGCGACGTGGTCGGTACCTTCCTCGACCGGGCGCGCTCGGGCGACGTGCTCCCGATCGAAGGCGATGGAACCCAGACTCGGGATTTCGTCCACGTCGAAGACGTCGTTCGGGCGAACCTCCGCGCGGCGACGACCGACGCGACCGGGCGGGCCTACAACGTCGGCAGCGGTAGCGGCGTCTCGGTCCGGGAGGTCGCCGAGCGCGTCGTCCGGCTGGTCGACTCGGACAGCGAGATCGTCCACAACGACCCCCGCGAAGGAGCCAGCAGACACAGGCGTGCGGCGCTCGGGCGCGCGCGAAGTCGCCTCGGCTACGA
This DNA window, taken from Halosimplex litoreum, encodes the following:
- a CDS encoding NAD-dependent epimerase/dehydratase family protein — protein: MTTDPASELGGQRVLVTGGAGFVGSHLTGALTDRCEVTVLDDCSTGEPGNVPDGAELIRGDVRDPTDLERAMDGVEVVFHQAALADARASLRSPVEGHRRTATGTVKVLDAARRADARVVTASSAAVYGRPDTLPIRESDRKTPLTPYGIDKLAADQYTRRFADRYGLETVTLRYFNVYGPGPTGHRSGPGDVVGTFLDRARSGDVLPIEGDGTQTRDFVHVEDVVRANLRAATTDATGRAYNVGSGSGVSVREVAERVVRLVDSDSEIVHNDPREGASRHRRAALGRARSRLGYEPAYSFEEGLTTLVDRAAVPG
- a CDS encoding polysaccharide deacetylase family protein: MGSVVLSVDAELAWGFVDYDDPPSDRVESGREGWRTLRRLCERYDVPATWAVVAHLLHEDCDGRHADHPIGPGWFARERDEWVDRPDLTRGPELVERLRTSPVDHDIGCHTYSHVELGAPGTTRAMAAAELERSRALMDEWGIDGRSFVFPRNNVGHVDLLPDYGFEVYRGRRPVERRSLPAKLRTVAIGDGRPPLVRPTVDDGGLVTLPASLFLYSFEGLPLRASKPVVGDPVVELVERGLDAAAEGEGVLHLWLHPNNLVDDDAIERIEAVLRAIDERRDTVSVETMADVATRRRQRLQ